The following proteins are co-located in the Meriones unguiculatus strain TT.TT164.6M chromosome 4, Bangor_MerUng_6.1, whole genome shotgun sequence genome:
- the P2rx2 gene encoding P2X purinoceptor 2 isoform X7 — translation MAAAQPRLSPGAAMVQRWARSCWSSFWDYETPKVIVVRNRPLGFFHRTVQLLILIYFVWCAGRGSVGNRAEGDPQLGACAGAHKGTRRGVSWSLQSCLRSRHRPVPQVRIPRAEKLPGERDRSGELHHHQSQGDHHVGRQSVGRGGIRQAPGGAALPAPGPVFLCGVTSLSELTSPPRLYFCTQGGSVVSIITRIEVTPSQTLGTCPESLRVNSSSCHSDDDCVAGHPNMKGNGIRTGNCVPYYHGNFKTCEVSAWCPVEDGTSDNHFLGKMAPNFTILIKNSIHYPKFKFSKGNIASLKNGYLKHCTFDQDSDPYCPIFKLGFIVEQAGENFTELAHKGGVIGVIINWNCDLDLSESKCNPKYSFRRLDPKHNPASAGYNFRQGNSVSSPPSSIWPLL, via the exons ATGGCCGCTGCACAGCCCCGGCTTTCCCCGGGGGCGGCCATGGTCCAGCGCTGGGCCCGGAGCTGCTGGTCCTCATTCTGGGACTACGAGACGCCCAAAGTGATCGTGGTGCGGAACCGGCCCCTGGGATTCTTTCACCGCACGGTGCAGCTGCTCATTCTGATTTACTTCGTGTGGTGCGCGGGCCGGGGCTCTGTGGGCAATCGGGCGGAAGGGGATCCTCAGCTGGGGGCATGCGCGGGCGCCCATAAGGGCACCAGGAGAGGGGTGTCCTGGTCTCTCCAGAGTTGCCTCCGGAGCCGGCACCGCCCTGTCCCACAGGTACGTATTCCTCGTGCAGAAAAGCTACCAGGAGAGCGAGACCGGTCCGGAGAGCTCCATCATCACCAAAGTCAAGGGGATCACCATGTCGGAAGACAAAGTGTGGGACGTGGAGGAATACGTCAGGCCCCCGGAGGTGCGGCGCTTCCTGCCCCAGGCCCGGTATTCCTCTGCGGTGTGACTAGTCTGAGTGAGCTGACCAGCCCACCGCGCCTTTATTTCTGCACCCAGGGGGGCAGTGTGGTCAGCATCATCACCAGGATCGAGGTCACCCCTTCCCAGACCCTGGGAACCTGCCCAGAG AGCCTAAGGGTTAACAGTTCCTCCTGCCATTCAGATGACGACTGCGTGGCGGGGCACCCGAACATGAAAGGCAATG GGATTCGGACAGGGAACTGTGTGCCCTATTACCATGGGAACTTCAAGACCTGTGAGGTGTCAGCCTGGTGCCCGGTGGAGGATGGAACGTCTGACAA CCATTTTCTGGGTAAAATGGCCCCAAATTTCACCATCCTCATCAAGAACAGCATCCACTACCCCAAGTTCAAGTTCTCCAA GGGCAACATCGCAAGCCTGAAGAATGGCTACCTGAAGCATTGCACATTTGATCAGGACTCTGACCCGTACTGTCCCATCTTCAAGCTGGGCTTCATCGTAGAACAGGCAGGGGAGAACTTCACAGAACTGGCACacaag GGTGGTGTCATTGGAGTTATCATCAACTGGAACTGTGACCTGGACCTGTCTGAATCAAAGTGCAACCCCAAATACTCTTTCCGGAGGCTCGACCCCAAGCATAACCCCGCCTCTGCGGGGTACAACTTCAG GCAGGGAAATTCAGTCTCATCCCCACCATCATCAATCTGGCCACTGCTCTGA